CTACCTGGCCGGGGTCGCGGACGTGACCCGCCGGGCCCGCGCCACGCCCGGATGCCTGGACTTCACGCAGGCCGCGGACCCGCTGGACCCGGCGCGGATCACCGTCTTCGAGCGCTGGGAGTCCGACGACCGGCTGGACCGGTTCCGCGCCGCCGGCGCCCCACCGGCCGACCTGCCCCCGCTGCGGGGCGCCGACGTCCACAAGTACCGGATCTCCAGCGTGGAGGCTCCGTGACACCGGCCGCCCCCGCACCGGCCGCGGTCCCGGCTGGCCGCGGTGCGGCGGGTGCCGCATCAGGGATGGTCGGGGAATGCGTGACCTGGAAGAGCTGAGCCACCGGTGGTGGGACTGGCAGGTCGCCGGCTGGGACGCGGCCGGGCTCCGCCTGGTAGCGGACAACGATCTGACCTATCACCACAGCGTCGAGGTTACCTTCGTCGATGTCGCGTGGGCGGCGTGCGCGGACCTGTTCCACCACCCGGTCTTCCGGCCCGCGACGCCGGCCGAGAGGGAGTTCGCCCGGCAGGTCACCGCCGACGAGACACATCACGTGTTCGC
This genomic window from Catenuloplanes niger contains:
- a CDS encoding putative quinol monooxygenase; translation: MIIIAGTLHVQPSDRDRYLAGVADVTRRARATPGCLDFTQAADPLDPARITVFERWESDDRLDRFRAAGAPPADLPPLRGADVHKYRISSVEAP